The window CCCGACCTCCAACGTGCGCTGGACTCCCGCCACCGCGAACGAGCCGAGCGTCAGCGCGTCCAGCCACATCAACAGCCTCACCGTGGGCCCGTGCTTCAGCTCGAAGAGGAAGGCGGCGAAGGCCCCCACGAACGCGGCGACGAGGTAGATGGGCCGCACCAGGGCGAGCGGTGGCCCCGCCTGGAGCAGCGTGTCGCGCAGGATTCCGCCTCCAATCCCAGACACCAGCCCCAGCACCAGGAACCCCATCAGGTCCAGCTTCCGGCGCTCGGCCAGCAACGCGCCCAGCACCGAGCCGGCGAACACCCCCAGCAGGTCCGCGGTGAGCGTGCCCAGCGAGAGGACGTGCTCCCGCACCTCCGGCCGCGAAAGGTCGCCGATGGCCTCGTCGATGGACATGTGCGTGCGGCGGCCCCCCGCCCCGCGCCTCCTCCAGGGCAGGCTGGGGACGCCCGCGCCCGAGGGCAATCCAGGGCGGAGCGCCCTGTCGCGGCCCGCATGCCCTCTCGCCCGGAGGGAGGGCCCCGCCGAGCCCCCGTGGCCCCGAGGGACCATGGACGTCCTCGCCCGACGGGCGCACCTTTCCCGGTGAAGCCCACGCCGTCCCCCCTCCCTCCGGGATTCCCCCATGCCCACGACACGTCCACCGTCACAGGCGGCCTTCGCCGTCGCCGACCGCATCTTCGAGGGCGGCACCGTCCTCACCCTGGACGAGGCCCTCCCCGTCGCGGAGGCCGTCGCGCTCCAGGGCGACCGCATCCTCGCCGTGGGGTCGCGCGACGACGTCATGAAGCACCGCGGCCCCACCACGGAGGTCATCCCGCTGCTCGGCCGGACGATGCTGCCCGGCTTCGTGGATGGCCATTCCCACATCGCGGCCATGGTGGACACGTGGGGCTGGCCCGACCTGAGCCCGCCCCCCGCGGGCGACGTGGAGTCCTTCGAGGACCTCTTCACCCGCTTGCGCCAGCACCTGGCGCAGACCGCGCCGCCCCCGGGCGCCACCGTCGTCGCCGTCGGCTACGACGACTCGCTGCTCGTCGAGAAGCGCCACCCGCTCGCCGACGAACTGGACGCCCTCTCCACCACGCACGGCCTCGTCCTCATCCACGTCTCCGGACACCTCGCCACCGCCAACCACTTCGCGCTGGAGCAGGCCGGCTACGTGCCCGGCGCCGAGGACCCACCGGGCGGCGTCATCTGGCGTGACGCCCACGGCGTGCCCACCGGCGTCGTGGCCGAGCAGGCCGTGTTCGGGCTGCTCGCCCACCTCCCTCCCCGGACGCCCGAGGAGCAGCTGGGCATCCTGGAGCAGGTCCAGCTCCACTATGCCAGCCAGGGCATCACCACCGCGCAGGAGGGCCAGACGTCACCCGCCGCGCTGGCGCTCCTCGAGGAGGCCGCCCGCCAGAAGCGCCTGCTCATCGACATCGTCGCGTACCCGAAGTGGACCACCCTCACGCAGTCCCTGTCGACGCGCGTGGCCCCCCGCGCGCACGCCACGCATCGCCACGACTGCGGCCGCGAGCGCCACGAGAAGACCACCGGCCCCACCCACGTCCTCCGCGAATTCAAGGAGCGAAAGCACGTGGGCGAATACCAGGACCGCCTCAAGGTGGGCGGCGTGAAGCTCACGGCGGACGGCTCCCCGCAGGGCAAGACGGCCTACCTCTCAAGGCCCTACTTCAAGCCCCCGGAGAACGAGCCCCCGGACTACCGGGGCCACCCCGTGGTGTCCCAGGAGGAGCTGGACGCCTGGTTCGACAAGGCCTATGCGGAAGACCTCCAGTTGCTCGTGCACTGCAATGGCGACGCGGCGTCGGACATGATGATTGCCGCGGTGCGCGCGGCCCAGGCGAAGCACGGCCCCAAGGCGCTGCGGCCGGTGATGATCCACGCGCAGACGGTGCGCGAGGACCAGCTCGACGCGATGAAGGCGCTGGGCATCCTCCCCAGCTACTTCAACGTCCACACCTTCTACTGGGGGGACTGGCACCTGCACGAGACGCTCGGCCCGGAGCGCGCGCCGCGCATCAGCCCGCTCGCCTCCACCCTGCGGCGCGGCATGACGCTGTCGCTCCACTCGGACGCGCCCGTGGTGCCGCTGGAGCCCATGCGCCTGCTCGACGCGGCGGTCAACCGCACCACCCGCTCCGGAGCGGTGCTCGGCCCCGACCAGCGCATCAGCCCCCGCGACGCGCTCGCCGGCCTCACCTGGGGCAACGCCCTGCTCTACTTCGAGGAGTCCACCAAGGGCCGCATCGCGCCGGGCCTGCGCGCCGACCTGGTGGTGCTCTCCGACAACCCGCTCACCGTCGCGCCCCACGCGCTCGTGGACCTGAAGGTGCTCCTCACCGTGAAGGACGGCGAGGACCTCTTCTCGTCCCCCGAGTGGGACGCGGACGCGGACGCGTCGATGTTCAGCCAGTCACTCTTCCTGGATGAGACAGGGTGGCTCGTCTGAGACCCAGGCGACGGGACGTGGGGGGCATGGTGTAGAGAGGAAGACTCGACGCGCGCAAGCGCCCGACCGTGTACTCCACGGGTGCCTTCCTCCCACTCCCACCGTTCTGCGATGGTGGGAGAAAACCCCGCACCGGAGAGTCTCATGCTCCGCCGCTTTGGCCCCGCGCTCCTCCTCGGCTCCGTGCTGTCCGTCGGCGCCTGCAAGAAGTCAGAGGACCCCGCGCCCCCCACTCCGGCGCCCACGCCCACCGTCGAGCCCGCTCCCCCCTTCGCCCTCTCGCTGCTGCGGGATGCCTCCCCCTCGGGCTGTACGTGGATGCGTCAGGACACCACGGGCCTACGCAAGGCCCTGGCCACCGTGGACGCGCCCTGCGCCCGGCTGGGGCTCGCCTGGAGCCCGGACGGCAAGCACGGCGCGCTGGTGGACCGGGGCGGCGGCGAGCACAAGCCGCGCGCCTGGAAGGTCGACTTCGAGTCCGCGCGGGGCGACCCGCTCGCCCTGCCCGAGGCCGGCCACACCGACGCCCTCGGCTTTGACGCACAGGGCCAGGTCTTCGCGCTGGTGTCGCAGCTGGAGGGCCTGACGCGCAAGACGGAGCGCGGCGAGGAGTTCTTCCTGTCGGACGGGCGCAAGCTGCCCGTGCCGGACACCGAGGGCAGCCCGGGCCTGGCGCACGCGTACCGCCGCGAGGGCGAGGCGTGGAAGCGCATCGAGACGGTGGCCACCGTGTACGAGACGGACGACGCGGTGGGCACGGGCGCGCTGGCGACGGCGGGCATGCTGGTGTCCTCCACGTCCGGCGCGGACCCGGACGCGCCCGCCGCGACGGAGTTCTCCGAGGGCAGCGAGGACGCGGCGCGGCTGGACGCGATGGTGAAGGACAAGGGCCATGCGGAGTATGGCGCCTGGGTGTCCCTGGAGACGCACGGCGGACCGCTGTACGCGTGGCGCGCGGCGCGGGAGCTGCCGGTGCTGATGCCGCCGCTGCGCTGGGAGGTGGGGGATCGGCTGGAGGAGCCGGAGTCGCTGGAGCTGGCGCCCACGTCCGTCCTCGAGCTGCGCGCGCGCGGCCCGCTGCTGCTGGTGGTGTCGGACCGGTCCGCGCGCATCTACGACGCCCGCGCGCGCAAGCGCCTGGCCGCGCTGGAGGACGTGCACGACGCGCGCTTCTGGCCCAAGCAGCGCACCGTCACCGCGGCGATCCCCGCCAGCCCGTCCGCCGCGCAGTGACGCGCGCCTGGCGCCCCCTCGCCTGACGGGCGGACAGGGGGCGAGCGCGGGAGGGCCGCGAGGGCCGCCCGTGCCTACCCTCGAGGGGATGCACGAGCGCTTCCACAAGTTCGCCCAGACCATCGCCGAGCGCGTGGGCTCCGTCCAGGCCCTGGTCATCGCCTGCGCCGTGGTGCTGGCGTGGGCCATCTCCGGGCCGCTGTTCCACTTCAGCGACACCTGGCAGCTGGTCATCAACACGTCGACCACCATCGTCACGTTCCTGATGGTGTTCGTCATCCAGGCCACCCAGAACCGGGACGCGAAGGCGGTGCACCTCAAGCTCGACGAGCTCATCCGCGCGCACAAACACGCGCGCACGTTCTTCGAGGACCTGGAGGACGCGACCGAGGACGAGCTGAAGGAGCTCTCCCACCAGTTCAAGCGCGCCCACGAGCGCGCCAGCGAAGCCCCCGGAGGCCATGACGGCCCCCGCAAGGGCGCCCCGCGCTGAGGCGCCCCGGTGGACCTTCAGCGCGCGCCCGGGAGCGTGGAGAACACGAACGCCATCATCGCGATGTAGAGGCCGCAGCCCAGCACCATGAAGGCGACGGGCGCGACCAGCGCCCCCAGCGCCGCCTTGCCTCCCGACGTCCGGTGCATGCCCCGGTACGCGACCACGCGCACGCCCATGGACCAGAACGGGAAGACGTAGGCGCCGCAGAACGGGACGAGCCCCACCAGATAGGGCCCCATGGACAGGGCATGCGCCCGCAGCGTCACCGCGTAGGTGCTGGGCACCCCCGCCATCCGCAGCACCAGGTGGTCCACCCCCGCGTGCGCCAGGGTCCAGGCCGTGCCGAACAGCGGTATCAGGAAGAGGTAGACGATGAAGACCCCCGCCATCATGCCCCGCACCATCATTCCAGAGGGCGCGTCCTCCTGCTTCGCCATCATGCTGTCCCAGGGCATGACGCCCATCACCAGCGCGTACAGCACCAGGGTCGTGAACATCGACACGAAGTACGCCAGGGCGACGAACAGGACGGAGTTGCCCATGGAGCCCGTCGGCCGCGCCCGGTCGAACGTCGCGCCGGGCCGCAGCATGACGTCCAGGCACGTCTGCCAGAACGCCTTCACCAGCCCCACCTCCTCGCGGCGGTCCCACGCCAGCAGCTCGTCCGGCTCGCGCGCGAAGCACTTCGTGCACAGCGCCTCGCCCCGGGCGCCCA of the Myxococcus stipitatus genome contains:
- a CDS encoding trimeric intracellular cation channel family protein, which encodes MSIDEAIGDLSRPEVREHVLSLGTLTADLLGVFAGSVLGALLAERRKLDLMGFLVLGLVSGIGGGILRDTLLQAGPPLALVRPIYLVAAFVGAFAAFLFELKHGPTVRLLMWLDALTLGSFAVAGVQRTLEVGLSPGTALLVGIITSVGGGIIRDVLIRRTPTVMRPEPGYYALAALAASAACLVLSLAGHKRLALLAGIVLGALVRMFSVRHGWRLPVKRTRQPPPPPKEDDFGGMEEPR
- a CDS encoding amidohydrolase, which translates into the protein MPTTRPPSQAAFAVADRIFEGGTVLTLDEALPVAEAVALQGDRILAVGSRDDVMKHRGPTTEVIPLLGRTMLPGFVDGHSHIAAMVDTWGWPDLSPPPAGDVESFEDLFTRLRQHLAQTAPPPGATVVAVGYDDSLLVEKRHPLADELDALSTTHGLVLIHVSGHLATANHFALEQAGYVPGAEDPPGGVIWRDAHGVPTGVVAEQAVFGLLAHLPPRTPEEQLGILEQVQLHYASQGITTAQEGQTSPAALALLEEAARQKRLLIDIVAYPKWTTLTQSLSTRVAPRAHATHRHDCGRERHEKTTGPTHVLREFKERKHVGEYQDRLKVGGVKLTADGSPQGKTAYLSRPYFKPPENEPPDYRGHPVVSQEELDAWFDKAYAEDLQLLVHCNGDAASDMMIAAVRAAQAKHGPKALRPVMIHAQTVREDQLDAMKALGILPSYFNVHTFYWGDWHLHETLGPERAPRISPLASTLRRGMTLSLHSDAPVVPLEPMRLLDAAVNRTTRSGAVLGPDQRISPRDALAGLTWGNALLYFEESTKGRIAPGLRADLVVLSDNPLTVAPHALVDLKVLLTVKDGEDLFSSPEWDADADASMFSQSLFLDETGWLV
- a CDS encoding low affinity iron permease family protein; the protein is MPTLEGMHERFHKFAQTIAERVGSVQALVIACAVVLAWAISGPLFHFSDTWQLVINTSTTIVTFLMVFVIQATQNRDAKAVHLKLDELIRAHKHARTFFEDLEDATEDELKELSHQFKRAHERASEAPGGHDGPRKGAPR
- a CDS encoding Yip1 family protein, which translates into the protein MPGIPCPSCQAYIIPGAQFCGKCGHSFLRQSTPESGEPVCSVHPEYVSVQACERCGAFSCARCLNVGARGEALCTKCFAREPDELLAWDRREEVGLVKAFWQTCLDVMLRPGATFDRARPTGSMGNSVLFVALAYFVSMFTTLVLYALVMGVMPWDSMMAKQEDAPSGMMVRGMMAGVFIVYLFLIPLFGTAWTLAHAGVDHLVLRMAGVPSTYAVTLRAHALSMGPYLVGLVPFCGAYVFPFWSMGVRVVAYRGMHRTSGGKAALGALVAPVAFMVLGCGLYIAMMAFVFSTLPGAR